From Dendropsophus ebraccatus isolate aDenEbr1 chromosome 2, aDenEbr1.pat, whole genome shotgun sequence, a single genomic window includes:
- the LOC138783087 gene encoding polyadenylate-binding protein 1-B-like produces MSAPSYNAASLYIGDLLPEVTEAMLYEKFSPAGNILSIRVCRDKVTRQSLGYAYVNFQQPADAERALDTMNFEDMKGRQMRIMWCQRDPSRRKSGVGNVFIKNLDKDIDSKLLYDTFSAFGNILSCKVACDENGSKGYGFVHFETHESAQKAIDSLNGMILNDQKVFIGHFKSRKDREPILAARAMFTNLYIKNFGENMDDERLKELFCKYGPTVSVKVMTDESGKSKGFGFVCFEKHEDAVKAVDEMNGTEVNGKAIYVGRAQKKSERQAELRKRYEQIKQERVARSQGVNLYIKNIADCIDDRRLFQVFSPFGTITSAKVMMEGGRSKGFGFVCFSSPREATKAVTEMNGRIVASKPLYVALAQRRKDRQANLASQYLQRMDHVRMVPNPAHNTYRRPPTPNYVLAPAPPAQNHTVYYPAGQIPQTMPGSNWITQAFQNIPRAVRLAAPRPSTYNTVRPPPPAPRVISIRLPNIPPQAIQSQPNHVSAATANSSIVCTFPQYQYPDAVLNTQQQLIIQQPVAVQQPTVFQEELPTTTILAPQPPPPPPVDHKQMLGERLFPLIQSLVPTVAAKITGMLLELNNSEVIQMIESPEFLRSKVDEAVALLQGHQQQTMGPQPTTISAASSSIVCSAPQYQYSDAVQNPQQTIIVQSQAVVQQPTIIHEDPPATSTLASPPPPPPPVDQKQILGERLFPLIQSMLPTLAAKITGMLLELDNSEVLRMLESPEFLRFKVDEAVAVLQDHEAKNLASQVVNNAAVMAAV; encoded by the exons ATGAGTGCTCCCAGCTACAATGCAGCCTCTCTCTATATTGGGGACCTCCTGCCCGAGGTCACAGAGGCTATGCTGTATGAAAAGTTCAGCCCTGCCGGGAACATCCTGTCAATCCGAGTGTGCAGGGACAAGGTCACCCGCCAGTCTCTCGGCTATGCTTATGTCAACTTCCAGCAGCCGGCGGATG CCGAACGTGCCCTGGATACAATGAACTTTGAGGACATGAAAGGCAGACAAATGCGTATTATGTGGTGTCAGCGCGACCCCTCCCGCCGAAAGAGCGGGGTTGGAAACGTTTTCATCAAAAACCTGGATAAAGATATTGACAGCAAATTACTTTATGATACGTTTTCTGCCTTTGGCAATATCCTTTCCTGTAAG GTCGCGTGTGATGAAAATGGATCCAAGGGCTATGGCTTTGTACATTTCGAGACCCATGAATCGGCCCAGAAGGCCATAGATTCGTTGAATGGAATGATCCTAAATGACCAGAAAGT GTTCATTGGACATTTCAAGTCTCGCAAAGACCGAGAACCCATACTCGCCGCCAGGGCTATGTTCACTAATCTGTACATCAAGAACTTTGGGGAAAATATGGATGACGAACGGCTCAAGGAATTATTCTGCAAATACG GGCCCACAGTGAGTGTGAAGGTTATGACCGATGAAAGTGGGAAGTCCAagggattcggctttgtctgcttCGAGAAACATGAAGATGCTGTAAAA GCTGTGGATGAAATGAACGGTACGGAAGTGAATGGTAAGGCCATTTATGTTGGAAGAGCCCAGAAGAAGTCAGAAAGACAAGCCGAGCTTAGGAAGAGATACGAACAAATAAAGCAGGAACGAGTGGCCAGATCTCAG GGTGTCAATCTCTACATTAAAAATATTGCAGACTGTATTGATGACCGGCGGCTGTTTCAAGTGTTTTCCCCCTTTGGTACCATCACCAGTGCTAAG GTCATGATGGAAGGTGGACGCAGCAAAGGCTTTGGCTTTGTGTGCTTCTCCTCCCCCAGGGAAGCAACCAAAGCTGTCACAGAGATGAATGGTAGGATTGTGGCCTCCAAGCCTTTGTATGTTGCCTTGGCGCAGCGCAGGAAGGACCGTCAAGCTAATCTGGCCAGTCAGTATCTGCAGAGGATGGATCATGTCCGAATGGTACCAAACCCGGCCCACAATACCTACCGGCGGCCACCAACCCCCAACTATGTACTGGCACCTGCCCCACCG GCCCAGAACCATACTGTATATTATCCAGCTGGACAGATACCTCAAACTATGCCAGGTTCTAATTGGATAACACAAG CATTCCAGAATATCCCAAGAGCAGTCCGCCTAGCTGCTCCCCGACCATCCACCTACAATACAGTGAGGCCACCTCCGCCTGCACCGCGGGTCATATCGATTCGTTTGC CAAATATTCCACCACAAGCAATCCAATCCCAGCCAAACcatgtctctgctgccaccgccaaTTCTTCCATCGTCTGCACTTTTCCTCAATATCAATACCCGGATGCAGTTCTTAATACCCAGCAACAGCTCATAATTCAGCAACCGGTTGCTGTACAGCAG CCCACTGTCTTTCAAGAAGAACTGCCAACCACCACCATACTGGCCCCtcaacctcctccccctcctccagttGACCATAAACAAATGCTGG GGGAGCGTCTCTTCCCTCTGATTCAATCCCTGGTGCCTACAGTAGCTGCGAAAATCACCGGGATGTTGCTGGAGCTGAATAATTCTGAAGTAATCCAAATGATTGAGTCACCAGAATTTCTCCGTTCCAAG GTTGATGAAGCTGTCGCTCTGCTCCAAGGCCATCAGCAACAAACAATGGGACCCCAGCCCACCACCATTAGTGCTGCCAGTTCTTCCATTGTGTGCTCCGCTCCTCAATATCAATACTCGGATGCAGTTCAGAATCCACAGCAAACCATTATAGTGCAGTCACAAGCTGTTGTGCAGCAG CCCACTATCATTCACGAGGACCCGCCAGCTACCTCTACActtgcctctcctcctcctcctcctcctccagtagacCAGAAGCAAATACTGG GCGAGCGCCTCTTCCCTCTAATTCAGTCCATGCTTCCTACACTGGCTGCGAAAATCACCGGGATGCTGCTGGAGCTCGATAATTCTGAAGTTCTCCGCATGCTTGAGTCACCAGAATTTCTCCGCTTCAAG GTTGATGAGGCGGTTGCTGTGCTCCAGGACCATGAAGCTAAGAATCTGGCAAGCCAAGTGGTTAACAATGCTGCAGTGATGGCGGCCGTCTAA